The window CGGAGTACTCCGCGTAGTTGTTGGTTCGCATGCCGAGAAACTCGGACAGTTCAGCCAAGACAACGCCTTCGTCGTTCTGGATGAGGGCGCCGTAGCCGGAGGGCCCTGGGTTGCCGCGGGCTCCGCCGTCGCAGTGGGCGTTGATCCAGCCGGATTGCTGGGTTCGGGGGGTGGCTGGCGCTGGGGATTCGGCAAACAGGCTGGGGGCGGCGGTCGAACGGGAAGGCATTGGGTGAGTTTACCGGATGCCGACCCGGAGAAAACAGGGTAACCCCTGTGCTCACCTTTCCTAAGTTCGCAGGTCTACTTGAATGTAAAACGATTTCCTGACCTCCGGAGTCAGACTGATGAATGCAGATGCTGCTGGATTGGACCTTGGCGGAGAGCTGTCTTCTTCGCTCGCTGTAGGAACTGGAAAACGGCGAATTAGTCCGTTTGCCGCGGGACTTTTAGGCGTCAGGCCGATAGAATCATTGCCAGCAATGGCAAAGGCAGCAGCCCAATCCGGAACCAGAAACGGCGGCAAACTGACCCAGGCGCAGCTCGACGCGCGGGCTCAGCAGCGAACCGAAGACGATGAACTGATCCGCGAGGCCCAGAAGGGGCACCGGACCGCCTTCGATGCGCTGGTGCGGCGATACGACCAGTCGGTGTTGAGACTGGCGCTGCATATGCTTGGAAATGAGCAGGATGCGCAGGATGTTCACCAGGAGGCCTTCATCAAGGCGTACCGCCACCTGGGAAACTTCCGGTTCGAATGCAGCTTCTACACCTGGCTCTATCGGATTGTTACAAACCTTTGCCTGGACCAACTCCGCCGGCGCAAGAGCCGCAGGGAAGATCCGGCAACGGTGCTGGATGCCAGTGGCGATGAGATGGATCTGATGGCCAATATCACGGACGACCGGGCGATGGCGAACCCGGGACGCGAGTTGGACCGGAAGGTGATGAGCGAACGGATCAGCGACGCCCTCAGCACGCTGACTCCGCGGGAACGAACGGTCTTCGAGCTGAAGCACTACCAGGGGCTGAAGCTCAGGACCATCGGCGAGATGTTGAGCACGACCGAAGAGACTGCCAAGAATACCTTGTTCAGGGCCACGCGGAAGTTGCGGGCCAATCTGGCAGGGCTTCGATAAGAGTGTTCGTAGTGAAGTGGAACGTTGTGATTGGCGAAAGGGCGAACTTAAAGACCCCGCCTAGAACAAGAAAAACTTTGAGGCTGGTTGAGGTAAGACAATGAAGTGTGAGAGCGCAAGAGACTGCATCGTTCTATTGAAGTATGGCGAGCTGCCTGACGAACTGGCAGGAACGCTGGAACAGCATCTGATGAACTGCGAGGGTTGCTCCGCAGAGCTGGACGCGTTCCAGGAATTTGAAGAACATCTGGCTGCATTGCCCGTGCTGGAGCCTTCTCCGAATCTGCTGGCTCAATCAAGGATGCGGCTGGATGACGCGCTGGACATGATCCCGCCGCGTGGTTTTCTGGCTCAACTGAGGACAAATGTTTATCGATGGATAGGGCACGTGCAGAGCGCGCCAGCGCTGGCGACGCTGCTGCTGGGCGTTGGCTTTCTCGCCGGAAACTTTACGTTGCGGTACCAGGTGGCACATGCGCCAAAGCCTGCGCCGGTTGTGACAGTAACTCACCCTGACAGCGTGATCGCAAATGTCACCGGGATCGTGCAGACACCGAACTCGGAGCTGGTGCAGGTGAACTACAACAGGGTCACTCCGGAGACGATGGAAGGGTCGCTCGATAGTCCGGAGATTCGCAAGCTGTTGATGGTGGGAACGAGCGCCGCTGCAACCCCCGGAGTACGAATGAACTCCGTCTCGCTGCTGACGAGCGAGTGCATGGCGGGGCATGAGTGCCAGTCATCAACGGATGGCAAAGGGATTCGTCATGCACTGATGGTGTCGCTGCGCTATGATCAGGACGCCGGAGTGAGGATGAAGGCGCTTGAGGGATTGCAGCGATACGTCGCGCAGGACACGCATGTGCGTGATGCGGTACTCGAGGCTGTAGCAAATGATGCGGACCCGCAGGTGCGGCAGACTGCGATCGGTGTGCTCGGCCCAGTACAGTCAGACTCGAGCGTACGGCAGGTGTTGCGAACGGTCTCGACGCAGGATGCAAATCCTTATATTCGAACTGCGTCGTACCAGGCACTGCAGGGCTCTCCAAATATTCAGTAGGTGCGGGAACGGGGTCCGCGTGGTCGCTTCATGTGAAAGCGCCAGGATGAGGGAATAAAGATGAAACACCGCAGGTCGTTCGGAGTCGTAGCACTGATCGCGGGAGTAGCTGTTCTGGATGGGGGACAGGTTCTGCACGCCGCACAGATGGCCTCGGATTTTGGACCGCAGATGGTTGCGATGATGTTGGGTGGGTCGCATGCGCATGTCGCACAGGGATATCTCGGAGTGGTGGCCCGGGACATCAGCGACGACCAGCTTGGAACGTTGAAGCTCAAAGAGACTAAGGGCGCGGAGATCATCGACCTTGACCATGATGGCCCTGCCTGCAAGGCGGGCATGCGCGTCCACGATGTGATCCTCCAGATGAACGGCCAGGCGGTCGACGACTGGGAAGATTTGAAGCGAATGTTGCGGGACCAGCCGGTGGGACGAACGGTAAGTTTCCTGATCAGCCGCGATGGACAGACCCAGACGATGTCGATGGCGATGGCGGATCGCCAGATGGTAGGGCTGCAAGCCTGGGAGCAGCATTACACCGTACCCGCTCCGGGTGAAGGCCTGTCCGGTTCTGTGAAGAATGGAGTGCCAGGAAATAGTTTTATGGGATCGTCACCGTCGAGCAGCGTGACGCCTACGCCGAAGGGTCATCGAGAGGTGCTTGCGATGAGTATGATTCTCAATTCGTCCTACACCGGCGCTCAGCTCGAAGTCATGGGACCTCAACTGGCAGACTACTTCGGTTCAGAAGGTGGCGCTGGTCTGCTGGTGCGTAGCGTCGACACCAACAGCCCGGCAGAGGAAGCCGGTATGAAGGCGGGAGATGTTGTGATCCGTATAAACTCCATCGCCGTATCGAGCGGAACAGAGTGGACCAAGACGGTTCACGACAACAAGGGGAAGCCAGTGCCCGTCGTAGTGATTCGCGACAAGCATGAGCAGACCTTGACGCTGACGCCGGACGGGAAGAAGCGGTCAAGCGCAAAGCCGGCGTTCGGCCTCGAAGATTTCTTCGAAGGCACGACCGAGTACACCAGGGAGCTGCTGGCCAAGTTATAAGGTGGCGATGTAAACCGACGAAGTGGCGCCTCGGGCGCCATTTTTATTGGACACAGGAAGCAGGAGTGTGCGATTGATGATTCGCCGTTGTGACGACCGCGATTTCGAACAGATTTGCACGATCATCAACGATGGGGCGCAGGCGTATCGAGGGATTATCCCAGAGGATCGCTGGTCGGAACCCTATATGTCGCGAGAAAAGCTGCAGCATGAGATCGACGAGGGTGTCGCCTTCTGGGGGTTCGAAGAGACCGGTTCGATCGCCGGTGTGATGGGTCTTCAACTGGTCCAGGACGTCACTCTGATTCGACACGCCTACGTTCGTACGAGCAGTCAGAAGCAGGGCATCGGGGCACAGCTACTCTTTCATCTTCGGGATCGAGCAATAGGTCCGGTATTGATTGGCACTTGGGCGGCGGCCTCGTGGGCGATTCGTTTCTACGAGCGACACGGCTTCCACATCGTTGATAACCAGGAGAAAGATCGCCTTCTAAAAAAGTACTGGAGCGTGCCTGAGCGCCAGATTGAGACGTCTGTGGTCCTGGCCGACAAGAGATGGAGAGCGATGAAATAGAAAGTGTGTCCGAAGCGCCTTTGGCAAGCCTAAAGGCAGCCTTTTCAGACAAAACGAGCCCCCGGGCGCAACGATTCGATATACTTGAAAGTGATATGTCTTCTGCTCCTAAAACTGCCGTGGCGAATGGCAGCCGTCCGATGCCTCCAAAGCGCCGCTGGAAGGCAGTGACGCGCAAGCTGCGTGAGCTGGGTTCGATCGGATCTGCCGTGATGTCGACCGGGCATCCGTATATGGCGCACATTGTGCCGATGCGCCGCTGCAACCTCTCCTGCACGTACTGCAATGAATACGACGACTTCTCGGATCCGGTGCCGCTCGACGAGATGCTGCGACGCATCGACCACCTCGGACGTCTTGGCACCTCCGTAATTACGATCTCGGGCGGCGAACCGCTGCTGCACCCGGAGCTGGATCAGATCATTGCGCGGATTCGCAAGACGGGTGCGATTGCAGGAATGATCACAAACGGATATCTGCTGATGCCGGACCGCATTCAGCGCCTCAATAAGGCCGGGCTCGACCACATGCAGATCTCGATCGACAACGTGATGCCGGATGAGGTCTCGAAGAAGAGCCTGAAGGTGCTCGACAAGAAGCTGCAGATGCTGGCCGAGCACGCGGACTTTCACGTCAACATCAACTCCGTCGTTGGCGGAGGTATTGCCAACCCGAATGATGCGTTGACAGTCAGTGAGCGGGCGTTGGCGCTTGGTTTCAGCTCAACGATCGGAATCATTCACGATGGCAGCGGCCAGTTGAAGCCACTCGGCGCGGAAGAGCGCGGCGTGTGGGACAAGGTTCGCAATCTCACGCGGCGAAGCTACTCGCGGTTCAATCACTTCCAGGAGGCCATCGCCAACGGGAAGACGAACGACTGGCGTTGCCGCGCAGGTGGACGGTACCTGTACATCTGCGAGAACGGCCTGGTGCACTACTGCAGCCAGCAGCGCGGATATCCCGCGGTTCCGTTATCTGGCTACACGACGGCGGACGTGAAGCGCGAGTTCCTGACGGAGAAGAGCTGTGCGCCGAGCTGCACGATCAGCTGCGTCCACCAGGTGAGCTACATCGATCACTGGCGCGCACCGCAGACCTCGCAGATCACGCCGGGTGCCTCCGGGCATGGAGCGGGCGCGGAGCTGGTACAGATTCGCTAGAGGTGGGCCATGAGTACATCGAAGCGGACGGGAGCTGAGCAACGGGTCAAACTGACCGACGAGCAGATTCACCTGATCGCCAAAGCTCTGTCTGACTCGCGACGATACGACCTGCTACGGCAGATTGGAAGCAGTGCGAGCTCAATGCCGTGCACTGCGATTCAGGAGCTGCATCCCGTAAGCGCACCCACGTTGTCTCACCACATGAAGGAGCTCGAGACAGCTGGGCTGGTGCGTGCGGTGCGTGAAGGAAAGTTCGTCAGCTACACGCTGCGACGGGACATCCTGCAGGCATACACCGACGCTCTCGCCGAGATCTAGGCTGTCGTCACCGCCGGCAGAATCTCCGATACATCCACCCATTGCGTCGGATAGTCCCCGGTATAACAGGCCGTACAGAAGCTCCCCGGCGACAACCCATCCGGCGGCTCCCCCTTTGTGCAGGAGTGCGTCAGCCCCACCAGCGACAGGTATGCCAGCGAATCCGCCTCAACAAACTCGCAGATCTCCGCGATGGATTTATTCGCAGCAATCAGGTCCTTCTTCGAAGGCGTATCGACCCCATAGAAACAAGGCGAAATCGTCGGTGGACACGAGATACGCAGATGCACCTCTGTCGCTCCCGCGGCTCGCACCATCCGCACAATCTTCCGTGAGGTTGTCCCGCGAATGATCGAGTCATCGATCAGGATCACGCGCTTACCTTCCAGCAGACTTCGCATCGGATTCAGCTTCATCCTCACGCCGAAGTCGCGCACCCTCTGCTCCGGCTGAATAAACGTGCGGCCAACATAGTGATTTCGAATCAGCCCGAAGTTGAATGGTATCCCCGACTCAGCCGCATATCCAATCGCCGCCGTCACACCCGAGTCCGGCACCGGCACAATCAAATCCGCAGGCACACCCGATTCCCGCGCCAACTGCCGCCCCATCTCCTCGCGCGACTGCTGCACCCACCGCCCGTAGATCTTCGAGTCGGGCCGCGCAAAGTAAACATGCTCAAACACGCAGCTCGCCTGCTCCGTCGTGGTGTTGAAGTAGCGGCTCGTCACACCATCTTCCGACACCATCACCAGCTCGCCCGGCTTCACATCGCGCTCATACTTCGCATGCAGCAGGTCGAACGCGCACGTCTCGCTCGCAAACACGAACGTATCCGGCGCGCCGTCCTTGCCTTCAATCCTGCCCATCGCGAGTGGCCGAAAGCCATGCGGATCGCGCGCCGCAAAGATGCGGTTCCGCGTCATCATGACAATCGAAAACGCTCCCTGCACCTGCGTCAGGGCCTCCGCCATGCAATCAATCAGCGTGTTCTTCGTCGAGTGCGCGATTAACTGAATGATGATCTCGGAGTCCGACGTCGTCTGAAAGATCGCTCCATCGCGTTCGAGCCGCTCCTTCGCCGTCCCCAGGTTGATTAGGTTGCCATTATGCGCAATCGCAATCAGACCCTTCGTACTTTCGACCGAGATCGGCTGCGCGTTCAGCAGCGCCGAATCTCCCGTCGTCGAGTAACGTGTATGCCCAATCGCAATATGCCCCGGCAGCTTCCCCAGCACGTCATCGGTGAAGATCTCCGACACGAGACCCATGCCTTTGATGTCGTTCACCTGCTGCCCATCCGCGCTCGCAATCCCCGCCGACTCCTGCCCGCGATGCTGCAGCGCATACAGACCCCAGTACGTCATGCGCGCGGCATCCGGATGGCCGTACACCGCCATCACACCGCACTCTTCGCGCAGTTTATCGAACGGCGTACCGTCTTCCTCGTCTTCCAAATCTTCCACCGGATGATTCTGCAGCTCGAGAAGTTTATCCATTACGCCGTCACCACCTCATCGGCCAACTGCTCTTCCAACGCCCCCGCCCACGATCCCTTCAGTGCAGCAACCGGCTCATCGATCACCGTTGCTCCATTGATCGAAATCTCAAAGTTGGCCGTGGTCACTTCGCCCAACGGAGCCATCCACACCTTAGGATGATCGGCGAGCACAGTTCGGATCGCTTCAAGATGATCTTCGTCCGTCGAAATAATCACCGACGATCCGATCTCGCTAAAGAATCGTTCCTTCAATGCGAACGGTTCCGCCTCGGACACAGTCATCGAAACACGCAATCCCAACTCCCGCGGAAAGCAAGCCTTGGCCATCGAAACGACCGATCCGCCATCCGAAATATCGGTAGCCGAGGCCAGCAGACCATGTTCTGAAAGCGCAACGAGGGCCTTGTGCAGCGCTGCTTCCTCCGTCAGATCCAGCACAGGGGGCGTGCCCCACAACTCATGGAGAATCGTCTTCGCATACTCGGTCGAACCAAACTCGCGCCGAATATTCCGTCCTGCGCCCTGAAACGCCGAAAGGAAGAGAACCTTGTCCCCAGCCTTCCGGAACGCAGACGGTACAGCCTTCGTCACGTCTTCGATAATTCCGACGATGCCAATCACCGGAGTCGGATAGATCCCCTCACCCTTGGTCTCGTTGTAGAGCGAGACATTCCCACCCGTCACCGGCGTTCCCAGCGCAATGCAAGCCTCTGCGATCCCGTCGATCGCCTGCGAAAGCTGTGCCATGATCTCTGGTTTCTCCGGATTCCCGAAGTTCAAACAGTTCGTAGCCGACACCGGCAACGCGCCGGTGCAAGCGACCTTCCTCGCCGCCTCAGCGACTGCATGCATCGCACCCAGCTTCGGGTCGAGATAGGTCCATCGCCCATTTCCTGCGAGCGCCATCGCAAGGCCGCGATCACCCTTCACCATGCTCGTAAACTCGTGTGAGTCATCCGGTGCAACCACAGGGTTCGCCGCATCTTGATTGTTGGTCGAGAGCGTCGCCTCGCCCTGCGGAGTCGAAGAAGCTACCAGATCGGCAAGCTTACCCAGAAGTCCATGATGACGTGGCGCGCCGGAAAACTTCGCCGTGCCCTTGATCCGCATCACGCCGGCCTCACCACCCGGCCCTTGCACGGTGTTGGTCTGCACCATCGAGTCATACTGCTCGAAGACCCAACGCTTATCGCAGATGTTCGCGGCTGCCAGAAGCTTCTTCAGATCAGCCGTATAGTCTCGCGAGCTGTTCAGCACTTCGATCAAATGTGCCGGAGCATCGAGCGGCACCGGAGCCTTCCACACGCCCACCGGCCGGTGATACAGCGGAGCATCATCGGTCAGGCTGCGATTCGGAATATCCGCGACCAACTCTCCGTGATGCGTGATCACCATATTCGGCTTCTCCGTCACTACGCCAACGATCGAAGCATCCAGCCCCCACTTCGCGAACACATCCAGAACCTCTTGCGCACGCGGCTTGTCAGCCACCAGCAGCATGCGCTCCTGCGACTCCGACAGCATGAGATCGTAGCTCGACATGCTGGTCTCGCGCTGCGGCACAAGATCCAACTCCACCGTCAGGCCAAGATCCCCGCGAGCACCCATCTCGCACGTCGAGCAGGTCAGCCCTGCCGCACCCATATCCTGAATCCCCAGCACCGCGCCGGTCGCCATCGCCTCAAGGCAAGCCTCCAGCAGCAGCTTCTCCAGAAACGGATCGCCCATCTGCACATTCGGTCGCTTCTGTTCCGAGCCCTCGGTGAACTCTTCCGAGGCCATCGTGGCTCCGTGAATTCCATCGCGGCCCGTCTTGGCTCCGACATAGATCACAGGATTGCCCACGCCCGTAGCCTTCGCATAAAAAATCTCGTCACGACGGACGAGACCAAGCGCAAACGCATTCAGCAATGGGTTGCCCGAGTAACAGTTCTCGAACCGCGTCTCGCCACCAAGATTCGGCACACCAAAACAGTTTCCGTATCCAGCGACACCATGCACCACGCCAGTCGTGATCTGGTGGTTTCTGCGCCGCAGCGCCTCATCAGGTTCAGCTTCATCCAGCGGCCCGAATCGCAGCGAATCCATTACCGCCAGTGGCCGAGCATTCATCGTGAAGATGTCCCGCAGAATTCCACCCACACCTGTGGCTGCGCCCTGGTACGGCTCGATGTACGAAGGATGATTGTGTGACTCAATCTTGAACGCACAAGCCCATCCATCACCTACGTCGATGATGCCTGCATTCTCTCCCGGCCCCTGCACTACGCTTCCCGGACCACTCGTTCTCTCACCGCGAGTCGGCAGCCGCTTCAGGTGCACACGCGATGATTTGTACGAGCAGTGCTCCGACCACATCACAGAAAAAATCCCT is drawn from Edaphobacter lichenicola and contains these coding sequences:
- a CDS encoding RNA polymerase sigma factor; this encodes MNADAAGLDLGGELSSSLAVGTGKRRISPFAAGLLGVRPIESLPAMAKAAAQSGTRNGGKLTQAQLDARAQQRTEDDELIREAQKGHRTAFDALVRRYDQSVLRLALHMLGNEQDAQDVHQEAFIKAYRHLGNFRFECSFYTWLYRIVTNLCLDQLRRRKSRREDPATVLDASGDEMDLMANITDDRAMANPGRELDRKVMSERISDALSTLTPRERTVFELKHYQGLKLRTIGEMLSTTEETAKNTLFRATRKLRANLAGLR
- a CDS encoding HEAT repeat domain-containing protein, with protein sequence MKCESARDCIVLLKYGELPDELAGTLEQHLMNCEGCSAELDAFQEFEEHLAALPVLEPSPNLLAQSRMRLDDALDMIPPRGFLAQLRTNVYRWIGHVQSAPALATLLLGVGFLAGNFTLRYQVAHAPKPAPVVTVTHPDSVIANVTGIVQTPNSELVQVNYNRVTPETMEGSLDSPEIRKLLMVGTSAAATPGVRMNSVSLLTSECMAGHECQSSTDGKGIRHALMVSLRYDQDAGVRMKALEGLQRYVAQDTHVRDAVLEAVANDADPQVRQTAIGVLGPVQSDSSVRQVLRTVSTQDANPYIRTASYQALQGSPNIQ
- a CDS encoding PDZ domain-containing protein, whose translation is MKHRRSFGVVALIAGVAVLDGGQVLHAAQMASDFGPQMVAMMLGGSHAHVAQGYLGVVARDISDDQLGTLKLKETKGAEIIDLDHDGPACKAGMRVHDVILQMNGQAVDDWEDLKRMLRDQPVGRTVSFLISRDGQTQTMSMAMADRQMVGLQAWEQHYTVPAPGEGLSGSVKNGVPGNSFMGSSPSSSVTPTPKGHREVLAMSMILNSSYTGAQLEVMGPQLADYFGSEGGAGLLVRSVDTNSPAEEAGMKAGDVVIRINSIAVSSGTEWTKTVHDNKGKPVPVVVIRDKHEQTLTLTPDGKKRSSAKPAFGLEDFFEGTTEYTRELLAKL
- a CDS encoding GNAT family N-acetyltransferase, whose product is MIRRCDDRDFEQICTIINDGAQAYRGIIPEDRWSEPYMSREKLQHEIDEGVAFWGFEETGSIAGVMGLQLVQDVTLIRHAYVRTSSQKQGIGAQLLFHLRDRAIGPVLIGTWAAASWAIRFYERHGFHIVDNQEKDRLLKKYWSVPERQIETSVVLADKRWRAMK
- a CDS encoding radical SAM protein codes for the protein MSSAPKTAVANGSRPMPPKRRWKAVTRKLRELGSIGSAVMSTGHPYMAHIVPMRRCNLSCTYCNEYDDFSDPVPLDEMLRRIDHLGRLGTSVITISGGEPLLHPELDQIIARIRKTGAIAGMITNGYLLMPDRIQRLNKAGLDHMQISIDNVMPDEVSKKSLKVLDKKLQMLAEHADFHVNINSVVGGGIANPNDALTVSERALALGFSSTIGIIHDGSGQLKPLGAEERGVWDKVRNLTRRSYSRFNHFQEAIANGKTNDWRCRAGGRYLYICENGLVHYCSQQRGYPAVPLSGYTTADVKREFLTEKSCAPSCTISCVHQVSYIDHWRAPQTSQITPGASGHGAGAELVQIR
- a CDS encoding ArsR/SmtB family transcription factor, giving the protein MSTSKRTGAEQRVKLTDEQIHLIAKALSDSRRYDLLRQIGSSASSMPCTAIQELHPVSAPTLSHHMKELETAGLVRAVREGKFVSYTLRRDILQAYTDALAEI
- the purF gene encoding amidophosphoribosyltransferase: MAVYGHPDAARMTYWGLYALQHRGQESAGIASADGQQVNDIKGMGLVSEIFTDDVLGKLPGHIAIGHTRYSTTGDSALLNAQPISVESTKGLIAIAHNGNLINLGTAKERLERDGAIFQTTSDSEIIIQLIAHSTKNTLIDCMAEALTQVQGAFSIVMMTRNRIFAARDPHGFRPLAMGRIEGKDGAPDTFVFASETCAFDLLHAKYERDVKPGELVMVSEDGVTSRYFNTTTEQASCVFEHVYFARPDSKIYGRWVQQSREEMGRQLARESGVPADLIVPVPDSGVTAAIGYAAESGIPFNFGLIRNHYVGRTFIQPEQRVRDFGVRMKLNPMRSLLEGKRVILIDDSIIRGTTSRKIVRMVRAAGATEVHLRISCPPTISPCFYGVDTPSKKDLIAANKSIAEICEFVEADSLAYLSLVGLTHSCTKGEPPDGLSPGSFCTACYTGDYPTQWVDVSEILPAVTTA
- the purL gene encoding phosphoribosylformylglycinamidine synthase subunit PurL, with protein sequence MPNLQAQQAQVPTPATITPALLKQHSITPDEYTRIEAALGRTPSLTELGIFSVMWSEHCSYKSSRVHLKRLPTRGERTSGPGSVVQGPGENAGIIDVGDGWACAFKIESHNHPSYIEPYQGAATGVGGILRDIFTMNARPLAVMDSLRFGPLDEAEPDEALRRRNHQITTGVVHGVAGYGNCFGVPNLGGETRFENCYSGNPLLNAFALGLVRRDEIFYAKATGVGNPVIYVGAKTGRDGIHGATMASEEFTEGSEQKRPNVQMGDPFLEKLLLEACLEAMATGAVLGIQDMGAAGLTCSTCEMGARGDLGLTVELDLVPQRETSMSSYDLMLSESQERMLLVADKPRAQEVLDVFAKWGLDASIVGVVTEKPNMVITHHGELVADIPNRSLTDDAPLYHRPVGVWKAPVPLDAPAHLIEVLNSSRDYTADLKKLLAAANICDKRWVFEQYDSMVQTNTVQGPGGEAGVMRIKGTAKFSGAPRHHGLLGKLADLVASSTPQGEATLSTNNQDAANPVVAPDDSHEFTSMVKGDRGLAMALAGNGRWTYLDPKLGAMHAVAEAARKVACTGALPVSATNCLNFGNPEKPEIMAQLSQAIDGIAEACIALGTPVTGGNVSLYNETKGEGIYPTPVIGIVGIIEDVTKAVPSAFRKAGDKVLFLSAFQGAGRNIRREFGSTEYAKTILHELWGTPPVLDLTEEAALHKALVALSEHGLLASATDISDGGSVVSMAKACFPRELGLRVSMTVSEAEPFALKERFFSEIGSSVIISTDEDHLEAIRTVLADHPKVWMAPLGEVTTANFEISINGATVIDEPVAALKGSWAGALEEQLADEVVTA